From the genome of Persephonella atlantica:
AGACTGTATAAATGAGCTGATAGAAAATGTGAACATCCAGATTAAAGAACCTGTTACCCGGATTTCGTACAACGGCAAAACAGTTAAAATCGGGGTATTTCCTATCAGTGTAGACTTTGACTATTATGAGGAAAAGGCAAAAAGTGCAAAACCTTTAGATAGAAGAAGAAAAATCATTTTAGGTATAGACAGACTTGATTACACAAAAGGACTTATACACAAAATTAAAGCTTACAGGCTGTTCCTCCAGAAGTACCCAGAACTTCACTGCAAAGTAAAACTTGTTCAGGCTGTTGCTCCCAACATAAAAAAACTACCAGAATACGACCAATTAAAAGTTGAGTTTGAACATCTGGTCAGTGATGTTAACGGAAAATTTGGAACAGACAGATGGACTCCTATCCAGTACATATCACGGAGAGTAGATTTTGAAAAGCTGATAAGGTACTACAGATACTCTGATGTATGCTGGGTTAACTCTATAAAAGATGGTATGAACCTTGTAGGAAAAGAGTATGCAGCAGCAAATATAGATGAAAATGGGGTTTTACTCCTCAGTGAGTTTACAGGTGCTGCAACAGAGCTTCACAACAACTGTATTTTAGTAAATCCTTATGATATTGAAGGAACAGCAGATGCTCTGTACAGGGCATTAACAATGTCTTTAGAAGAAAAATCACAGATGATGAAAAGGCTGAGAAAACATATCAGAAGGTTTAACATAGGATGGTGGAGCAACGCATTTCTGGAGACAGCTTTCGGCAAAAAGATTGAGGACTTTCCAATACTAGAGGATGACATACCCCTTCACGAAGTATTACAGCTCCTTTGAATTAAGAATAAATGTAACAGGCCCGTCATTTTCTATAAACACTTTCATGTGAGCAGCAAACACACCTGTCTGAACAGGAACAATCTGAGACATTTGCTTCACAAAACGATTATAAAGCTCCT
Proteins encoded in this window:
- a CDS encoding alpha,alpha-trehalose-phosphate synthase (UDP-forming); this encodes MERLIVVSAILPIHLQKEGKEYTVKVSPGGLVTALKQALKKRQAIWIGWAGVNRLNKQMKELIVKEGTKEGFILYPVPFTDEERKNFFDGFSNGIIWPLFHTFQAYARFEPSYWNAYKSVNKKFAQIIKRVIHKDDLIWVHDYHFFLLPEYLKKAGVKNKTAFFLHIPFPSPELFFKIPWRIDLLKGLLQYDLIGFHTYIDRKNFLDCINELIENVNIQIKEPVTRISYNGKTVKIGVFPISVDFDYYEEKAKSAKPLDRRRKIILGIDRLDYTKGLIHKIKAYRLFLQKYPELHCKVKLVQAVAPNIKKLPEYDQLKVEFEHLVSDVNGKFGTDRWTPIQYISRRVDFEKLIRYYRYSDVCWVNSIKDGMNLVGKEYAAANIDENGVLLLSEFTGAATELHNNCILVNPYDIEGTADALYRALTMSLEEKSQMMKRLRKHIRRFNIGWWSNAFLETAFGKKIEDFPILEDDIPLHEVLQLL